A single window of Malus sylvestris chromosome 5, drMalSylv7.2, whole genome shotgun sequence DNA harbors:
- the LOC126624145 gene encoding interactor of constitutive active ROPs 1-like: MLRSRGSEMVQRPSPRGSHQLRTSSSDSDPLHHRPITDRSPKLGGDRRSPRGTQSDPLNQKKIGTRLADLESQLGQAQEELKILKEQLASAEAAKKEAQEKLENKTKKRVVTSEPVKIHETHPPLENQDSNKTDSCSSDEVPDDIQKETDVYEVPVEKVTVEPKVEPSETDQVEEETKPVDISDEPPSILEAEKLSALRDLALKNDEINMLRAELEEKAKQLEVFGEENQGLKNQLNEAALNILSAQEKEKEMSLKLSQLEEELEASKANAGQLNATLQATEGAKEALEAEIKKMRVQTEQWRKAADAAAAVLAGGVEMNGRISERCGSMDKHFGGVFEPSAGGYAGFVGSPADDLDDGFGSGKRKGSGIKMFGDLWKKKGQR, encoded by the exons ATGCTGCGATCAAG GGGCTCTGAAATGGTTCAAAGGCCGTCTCCTCGAGGCTCACATCAGCTCAGGACATCAAGCTCTGATTCAGATCCACTCCATCATCGACCAATAACTGATCGAAGTCCAAAGCTAGGAGGGGATCGCCGTTCCCCAAGGGGTACACAATCTGATCCACTAAACCAAAAGAAGATTGGAACCCGCCTTGCTGATTTGGAATCCCAACTTGGGCAAGCACAAGAAGAGCTAAAGATACTGAAAGAGCAGTTGGCTTCAGCTGAGGCTGCAAAGAAAGAAGCACAAGAGAAACTGgaaaataaaactaagaaaCGAGTTGTGACTTCAGAGCCAGTGAAGATCCATGAAACGCATCCTCCTTTGGAAAATCAAGACTCTAACAAAACGGACAGTTGTTCCTCTGATGAAGTTCCAGATGACATCCAAAAGGAAACCGATGTTTATGAAGTCCCAGTAGAAAAAGTTACAGTTGAGCCAAAGGTTGAACCCAGTGAGACTGATCAGGTGGAAGAAGAAACCAAACCAGTTGATATATCAGATGAACCGCCATCAATTTTGGAAGCAGAGAAACTTTCCGCCTTACGTGACCTAGCTTTGAAGAATGATGAGATAAACATGCTAAGAGCTGAGTTGGAAGAGAAGGCAAAGCAGCTAGAAGTGTTTGGGGAAGAAAATCAGGGTTTAAAGAATCAGCTAAACGAAGCAGCATTAAATATTTTATCTGcccaagaaaaggaaaaggaaatgtCCTTGAAGTTAAGTCAGCTTGAGGAAGAGCTGGAAGCAAGTAAGGCAAATGCAGGTCAGTTGAATGCAACGCTGCAGGCAACAGAAGGAGCAAAGGAAGCGCTGGAAGCGGAAATAAAGAAGATGAGAGTGCAGACAGAGCAGTGGAGAAAGGCTGCAGATGCTGCTGCTGCAGTACTTGCCGGGGGTGTGGAGATGAATGGTAGGATTTCTGAGAGGTGTGGCTCCATGGATAAGCACTTTGGTGGAGTATTTGAGCCATCAGCTGGTGGCTACGCCGGCTTTGTGGGGTCACCTGCTGATGACTTGGACGATGGGTTCGGTAGTGGTAAAAGAAAGGGTTCCGGCATAAAAATGTTTGGTGACTTGTGGAAAAAGAAGGGCCAGAGATAA
- the LOC126624144 gene encoding E3 ubiquitin-protein ligase DA2L-like, with the protein MGNKLGRRRQVIDEKYTRPQGLYHHKDVDHKKLKKLILESKLAPCYPGDEECTFDHEECPICFLYYPSLNRSRCCMKGICTECFLQMKVPNSTRPTQCPFCKTTNYAVEFRGVKTKEEKGLEQIEEQRVIEAKIRMRQQELQDEEERMQKRQISSPRRSMAPVEDEYNSVTVRSSTSPEEGEEIVPSQDSCAVSMCTQPPPPRVYREDEFDLDLEEIMVMEAVWLSIQENGRHKSPSYVDAAPSEQFVTRQNLVSQAMASVSGSSSPSGGLACAIAALAERQQMSGESSTSPGGNVSGVSMVPGTSRFSNRVDREPGNYQTAVTSSEMSINHRMASTQDDREWNVDTTRTSYASSDTTEDVGSTSAPPTGSEIEGDLQNAPGPIVPESFEEQMMLAMAVSLAEARAAACGPGVSWQ; encoded by the exons ATGGGTAATAAGCTCGGAAGAAGGAGACAGGTGATTGATGAGAAATACACAAGGCCTCAGGGGCTTTACCACCACAAAGATGTGGATCATAAGAAACTGAAGAAGCTCATACTTGAGTCCAAGCTTGCTCCTTGCTATCCTGGAGATGAAGAATGCACTTTTGATCATGAAGAATGTCCAATTTGCTTTCTG TATTATCCAAGTCTTAACCGATCAAGATGCTGCATGAAAGGCATCTGTACAG AGTGTTTCCTGCAGATGAAAGTTCCTAATTCAACTCGTCCTACGCA GTGCCCTTTTTGTAAAACCACCAATTATGCTGTGGAGTTCCGTGGTGTGAAAACAAAGGAAGAGAAGGGCCTGGAGCAAATT GAAGAACAAAGAGTCATAGAAGCAAAAATTAGGATGCGGCAGCAAGAACTTCaggatgaagaagaaagaatgcaGAAAAGACAAATAAGCTCTCCAAGAAGAAGCATGGCACCAGTGGAAGATGAATACAACTCAGTAACCG TTCGATCCTCCACTTCTCCAGAAGAAGGAGAGGAAATAGTTCCTTCTCAAGATTCATGTGCTGTGTCAATGTGTACCCAACCGCCACCTCCAAGAGTGTACAG GGAGGATGAATTCGATCTGGATCTTGAGGAAATAATGGTCATGGAAGCAGTTTGGCTTTCTATTCAG gAGAATGGGAGACATAAGTCTCCATCTTACGTAGATGCTGCTCCGTCTGAACAATTTGTCACAAGACAAAACCTTGTCTCACAAGCCATGGCTTCAGTTTCCGGTTCATCTTCACCATCGGGGGGTCTTGCCTGTGCAATAGCTGCCCTTGCGGAACGACAGCAAATGAGTGGAGAATCCTCCACTAGTCCTGGCGGCAATGTGTCGGGGGTTAGTATGGTTCCTGGCACTAGCAGGTTTTCCAACAGGGTGGACAGAGAACCCGGGAATTATCAAACTGCAGTGACCTCTTCTGAAATGTCAATCAATCACAGAATGGCTTCGACGCAGGATGACAGAGAATGGAATGTTGACACAACACGGACGAGTTATGCAAGTTCCGACACAACAGAAGATGTTGGAAGTACATCTGCCCCACCAACGGGGAGTGAGATTGAGGGCGATCTTCAAAATGCCCCAGGCCCTATTGTTCCCGAGAGTTTTGAGGAGCAGATGATGCTGGCCATGGCCGTTTCACTGGCTGAGGCTAGAGCCGCGGCCTGTGGACCTGGAGTTTCCTGGCAGTAG